In Sphingomonas crocodyli, a genomic segment contains:
- the smc gene encoding chromosome segregation protein SMC → MRIRKLRLSGFKSFVEPAELIIERGLTGIVGPNGCGKSNLLEAIRWVMGEGSPKSLRGGGMEDVIFAGTATRPARDFAEVTIFTERPDATADEDREVEVTRRIERGAGSAYRMNGRDVRAKDVGLMFADAATGAHSPALVSQGRIAAVIAAKPHERRQMLEEAAGIAGLHVRRKDAEQKLRATETNLARLDEILSDMEARTATLRRQARQAERYRALSEQIRLAEGRLIFSRWRDAAAAAEAAKKEAQAAEAKVAEAAEAQRDTAAKQALAVTAVADARAAAQAARDRSTELAHRLASLSGERDGVVRRIAEIGQQRETLARDRAREDRLAIDAAAALSALAEEDKALTQRLAEAQARQATVDAQVRDAEAMAREAELAVAKAQAAHAAEQADLRVAQANVAAMRARHDRAQAELNRVLREIEALGGEAPLVARRDAAIEARQSAERAIAAALAAVAQGEEARTVAAAERDAAEEAGGAARAALATLESEARALEKALGAGGGGDRVLDKLRVDPGYEHALAAALGDDLEAPIGGDGALRWTGAEAAKDPALPAGAEPLAAHVAAPAELARRLAQIGVVDADDGSIALAAGQRIVTRDGKMRRWDGFVALEAGAAAAERLLRVNRLDELNAMLPPARQALEVAQAALAAAGGKIASAKAAIDAGRAELSRAENAQRGAIRDEDQAVAAIERLAAQRAALGDREGRAKAEAGEAGQAVEAAMAAMMALPDGEKSRAEAERLRAGAEAARSTLFEARGQSMTIAQAASADAQRQQAARAEAKSWKARAGDAAGRIAEMDARAAAIETESKSLEGRPEELGALIDNLRSDASNAEQAYKNAAEAERTADAQLRTAEAAAAQAGERLSEAREQRAGAQVRAENQELRRVEMGRISGERFECPAPVLPEKLGFASADVGDGAAESARLDRLTLDRERIGPVNLVAETELAELEASQATSAVERDELQEAIHRLRGSIGSLNREGRTRLLAAFEAVDKHFRRLFTTLFAGGEAHLALIDSEDPLEAGLEIMAQPPGKKLGSLTLLSGGEQALTAVALIFALFLTNPAPICVLDEVDAPLDDANIERFCDLLIAMTQETETRYLIVTHNAVTMSRMHRLFGVTMVERGVSRLVSVDLGGAEQLLAAE, encoded by the coding sequence ATGAGGATCAGGAAGCTTCGCCTTTCGGGTTTCAAGAGCTTCGTCGAGCCGGCCGAGCTGATCATCGAACGCGGGCTGACGGGTATCGTCGGCCCCAATGGTTGCGGCAAATCCAACCTGTTGGAAGCCATACGCTGGGTGATGGGCGAGGGATCGCCTAAATCGCTGCGCGGCGGGGGGATGGAGGACGTGATTTTCGCGGGCACGGCGACACGGCCGGCCCGCGATTTCGCCGAAGTGACGATCTTCACCGAACGGCCCGACGCGACGGCCGATGAGGATCGCGAGGTCGAAGTCACGCGCCGGATCGAGCGGGGCGCGGGTTCCGCCTACCGCATGAACGGGCGCGATGTGCGCGCCAAGGATGTCGGCCTGATGTTCGCCGACGCCGCGACCGGCGCGCATTCGCCCGCATTGGTCAGCCAGGGGCGCATCGCCGCCGTCATCGCCGCCAAGCCGCATGAACGCCGCCAGATGCTCGAAGAGGCGGCGGGGATTGCCGGCCTCCATGTCCGCCGCAAGGACGCCGAGCAGAAATTGCGCGCGACCGAGACGAACCTCGCGCGGCTCGACGAAATCCTGTCCGACATGGAGGCGCGGACCGCGACCCTGCGGCGGCAGGCGCGGCAGGCGGAGCGGTATCGCGCGCTGAGCGAGCAGATACGGTTGGCCGAAGGGCGGCTGATCTTTTCGCGTTGGCGCGATGCGGCGGCGGCGGCCGAAGCGGCGAAAAAGGAGGCGCAGGCGGCCGAGGCGAAGGTGGCCGAGGCGGCCGAGGCGCAGCGCGATACGGCGGCGAAGCAGGCGCTGGCTGTGACTGCGGTGGCCGATGCGCGGGCTGCGGCGCAGGCGGCGCGCGATCGATCGACCGAACTGGCGCACCGGCTCGCGTCGCTTTCCGGCGAGCGCGACGGCGTGGTGCGACGGATCGCCGAGATCGGGCAGCAGCGCGAGACGCTGGCACGCGATCGGGCGCGCGAGGACAGGCTTGCGATCGATGCGGCGGCGGCGCTTTCGGCGCTGGCGGAGGAGGACAAGGCGCTGACCCAGCGGCTTGCCGAGGCGCAGGCGCGGCAGGCGACGGTGGACGCGCAGGTGCGCGATGCCGAGGCGATGGCGCGCGAGGCCGAACTGGCGGTCGCCAAGGCGCAGGCCGCGCACGCCGCCGAACAGGCGGATCTGCGCGTCGCGCAAGCCAATGTCGCCGCGATGCGCGCGCGGCATGATCGCGCGCAGGCCGAACTCAACCGGGTGCTGCGCGAGATCGAGGCGCTGGGCGGCGAAGCGCCATTGGTCGCGCGCCGCGATGCCGCGATCGAGGCGCGCCAGTCGGCCGAGCGCGCGATTGCGGCGGCGCTGGCGGCCGTCGCGCAGGGCGAGGAGGCGCGCACCGTCGCTGCGGCCGAGCGTGATGCGGCTGAGGAGGCGGGCGGCGCCGCGCGGGCTGCGCTGGCGACGTTGGAGTCCGAGGCGCGGGCGCTAGAGAAGGCGCTGGGCGCGGGCGGGGGCGGCGATCGCGTGCTTGATAAGCTGCGCGTCGATCCGGGTTACGAACATGCGCTGGCGGCCGCGCTGGGCGACGATCTCGAAGCGCCGATCGGCGGGGACGGGGCGTTGCGCTGGACCGGGGCGGAGGCCGCGAAGGATCCCGCGCTGCCGGCGGGCGCCGAGCCGCTGGCGGCGCATGTCGCGGCACCGGCCGAACTGGCGCGTCGGCTTGCGCAGATCGGCGTGGTCGATGCCGATGACGGATCGATCGCGCTGGCGGCCGGGCAGCGGATCGTTACGCGCGACGGCAAGATGCGACGCTGGGATGGGTTTGTCGCGCTGGAGGCCGGAGCTGCGGCGGCCGAGCGGCTGTTGCGGGTCAATCGCCTCGACGAACTCAACGCGATGCTGCCGCCTGCTCGACAGGCGCTGGAAGTCGCGCAGGCGGCTTTGGCGGCGGCGGGCGGGAAGATTGCGAGCGCCAAGGCGGCGATCGATGCGGGCCGCGCCGAATTGTCGCGCGCCGAAAATGCGCAGCGCGGGGCGATCCGCGACGAGGATCAGGCCGTCGCCGCGATCGAGCGGCTTGCGGCGCAGCGTGCGGCGTTGGGCGATCGCGAAGGCCGCGCCAAGGCGGAAGCCGGCGAGGCAGGGCAGGCGGTGGAGGCCGCGATGGCAGCGATGATGGCCTTGCCCGACGGCGAAAAGTCACGCGCCGAGGCGGAGCGGCTGCGCGCGGGTGCCGAGGCGGCGCGATCGACCCTGTTCGAAGCGCGCGGGCAATCGATGACGATCGCGCAAGCGGCCTCCGCCGATGCGCAGCGCCAGCAGGCGGCGCGCGCCGAGGCCAAAAGCTGGAAGGCGCGCGCGGGCGACGCTGCCGGCCGGATCGCCGAAATGGATGCGCGCGCTGCGGCGATCGAGACCGAGAGCAAGAGCCTGGAAGGCCGCCCTGAGGAACTTGGCGCTCTGATCGACAATTTGCGATCCGATGCAAGCAATGCCGAGCAAGCCTATAAAAATGCAGCCGAAGCTGAGCGCACTGCGGATGCGCAATTGCGCACGGCCGAAGCCGCGGCGGCGCAGGCGGGGGAGCGGCTTTCGGAAGCGCGCGAGCAGCGGGCGGGGGCGCAGGTGCGCGCCGAGAACCAGGAATTGCGGCGCGTGGAGATGGGCCGCATTTCGGGCGAACGCTTCGAATGTCCTGCGCCGGTGCTGCCCGAGAAGTTGGGCTTTGCGAGCGCGGACGTGGGTGACGGGGCGGCGGAATCGGCGCGGCTCGATCGGCTGACGCTCGATCGCGAGCGGATCGGGCCGGTCAATCTGGTCGCCGAAACCGAACTGGCCGAACTGGAGGCCAGCCAGGCGACCAGCGCGGTCGAGCGCGACGAATTGCAGGAGGCGATCCACCGCTTGCGCGGATCGATCGGCAGCCTGAACCGCGAAGGCCGCACCCGCCTGCTCGCTGCGTTCGAAGCGGTCGACAAGCATTTCCGCCGCCTGTTCACCACGCTGTTCGCGGGCGGCGAGGCGCATCTGGCGCTGATCGATAGCGAGGATCCGCTGGAGGCGGGTCTTGAGATCATGGCGCAGCCGCCGGGCAAGAAACTGGGATCGCTGACTTTGCTGTCGGGCGGCGAGCAGGCGCTGACGGCGGTGGCGCTGATCTTCGCTTTGTTTCTGACCAATCCGGCGCCGATCTGCGTGCTGGACGAGGTCGACGCGCCGCTGGACGACGCGAATATCGAGCGTTTCTGCGACCTGCTGATCGCGATGACGCAGGAGACCGAGACACGCTACCTGATCGTCACCCACAATGCGGTGACGATGAGCCGGATGCACCGCCTGTTCGGCGTCACGATGGTCGAACGCGGGGTCAGCCGGCTCGTCTCGGTCGATCTGGGCGGAGCGGAGCAGCTGCTGGCGGCGGAGTGA
- a CDS encoding thioredoxin domain-containing protein, with protein sequence MKTYLAATAITLALVTAACQKKADETATANTAEGAPAATAAAGTAPYSGQDWTLTTAKTPEGGFRMGNPDAPVKLVEYASITCPHCRDFTKAAGEPLRNEFVKTGKVSWEYRNFVMNPLDVAATLVARCQGPEPFFAMVDQLYASQTQWIGKFNSVDEAKLRQLGTLPQGQQFEQLVTLTGLDEFFKTHGVPGDKINGCLTDKKALDELLKIRDYGVNTDKVDGTPSFFINGVKQDQVYDWPGLEPKLRAAAR encoded by the coding sequence ATGAAGACATATCTGGCCGCGACGGCGATCACTCTGGCGCTGGTGACGGCGGCTTGCCAGAAGAAGGCCGACGAGACCGCGACGGCGAACACGGCCGAGGGCGCACCCGCTGCGACCGCCGCCGCCGGCACCGCGCCCTATAGCGGGCAGGACTGGACGCTCACCACCGCCAAGACGCCCGAGGGCGGTTTCCGCATGGGCAATCCGGACGCGCCGGTGAAGCTGGTCGAATATGCGTCGATCACCTGCCCGCACTGCCGCGACTTCACCAAGGCGGCGGGCGAGCCGCTGCGCAACGAATTCGTGAAGACCGGCAAGGTCAGCTGGGAATATCGCAACTTCGTGATGAACCCGCTCGACGTCGCCGCGACCCTCGTCGCGCGCTGCCAGGGGCCGGAGCCGTTCTTCGCGATGGTCGATCAGCTTTATGCGAGCCAGACCCAGTGGATCGGCAAGTTCAACTCGGTCGACGAGGCCAAGCTGCGCCAGCTCGGCACGCTGCCCCAGGGGCAGCAGTTTGAACAGCTCGTGACGCTCACCGGCCTCGACGAATTCTTCAAGACGCATGGCGTGCCGGGCGACAAGATCAACGGCTGCCTGACCGACAAGAAGGCGCTCGATGAGCTGCTGAAGATCCGCGATTATGGCGTGAACACCGACAAGGTGGATGGCACGCCCAGCTTCTTCATCAACGGCGTGAAGCAGGACCAGGTCTATGACTGGCCGGGCCTTGAGCCCAAGCTGCGCGCTGCGGCCCGCTAA
- a CDS encoding thioredoxin domain-containing protein — translation MKKRLIAGILMLALLPAASSAATVAKKAAPAKAANWVDTVNITPEGAYVIGNPAAKVKLVEYLSLTCPHCAHMAGEAMTPLKRDYIAKGLVSLEIRHAVRDGYDFAGSMLVRCQPRNAYLPSIEGLFATQQVWFEKAMAASNDPAFENLAPAAKMQFVAKAAGFDSYFAKRGMAPARFNACLADPKGQKALEDMADRAWNKDAISGTPGFRLNGEMLGSIASWAALEAKIKAALG, via the coding sequence GTGAAGAAGCGGCTGATCGCGGGCATCCTCATGCTGGCGCTGCTGCCGGCGGCATCTTCGGCCGCGACGGTGGCGAAGAAGGCCGCGCCGGCCAAGGCCGCGAACTGGGTCGATACGGTCAACATCACGCCCGAGGGCGCCTATGTGATCGGCAATCCGGCGGCGAAGGTGAAGCTGGTCGAATATCTGTCGCTCACCTGCCCGCATTGCGCGCACATGGCGGGGGAGGCGATGACGCCGCTGAAGCGCGACTATATCGCCAAGGGGCTGGTCAGCCTGGAAATCCGGCACGCGGTGCGCGACGGTTACGACTTTGCGGGATCGATGCTGGTCCGCTGCCAGCCGCGTAACGCCTATCTGCCGTCGATCGAGGGGCTGTTCGCGACCCAGCAGGTCTGGTTCGAAAAGGCGATGGCCGCATCGAACGATCCCGCCTTCGAAAATCTCGCCCCGGCGGCGAAGATGCAGTTCGTCGCCAAGGCGGCGGGCTTTGACAGCTATTTCGCCAAGCGCGGCATGGCGCCCGCGCGCTTCAACGCATGTCTGGCCGATCCCAAGGGGCAGAAGGCGCTGGAGGACATGGCCGATCGCGCGTGGAACAAGGATGCGATCTCCGGCACGCCCGGCTTCCGGCTGAACGGCGAGATGTTGGGTTCGATCGCCAGCTGGGCCGCGCTGGAGGCGAAGATCAAGGCGGCGTTGGGCTAG
- a CDS encoding DUF721 domain-containing protein has translation MSETDGVQKPAKAKTKAAKPAAKAYERPRGGAARSVADMLPDVGRAAFRRFGFVQSSVVSRWAEIVGPRYAAVSTPESIRFPQGKRDSGLLTLEVQGAHGPMMQHVLPEIMERVNRFFGYAAVARVAIRQGVPPAAIRKPQPSLRMPNAQLPAIDLGKSLRTVGDPELRACLASLAGALSATTGAPIIDNGDETK, from the coding sequence ATGAGCGAAACGGACGGCGTGCAAAAGCCTGCGAAGGCGAAAACCAAGGCGGCTAAACCGGCGGCCAAGGCGTATGAACGCCCGCGCGGCGGGGCTGCGCGTTCGGTGGCGGACATGCTGCCCGACGTTGGCCGGGCGGCGTTTCGGCGCTTCGGATTCGTGCAGAGTTCGGTCGTCAGCCGCTGGGCCGAGATCGTCGGCCCGCGCTATGCCGCCGTCTCCACCCCCGAATCGATCCGCTTTCCGCAGGGCAAGCGCGACAGCGGGCTGCTGACGCTGGAGGTGCAGGGCGCGCATGGGCCGATGATGCAGCATGTGCTGCCCGAGATCATGGAGCGCGTGAACCGCTTCTTCGGCTATGCCGCCGTCGCGCGCGTCGCGATCCGGCAGGGCGTGCCGCCCGCCGCGATCCGCAAGCCGCAGCCGTCGCTGCGCATGCCCAATGCTCAGCTGCCCGCGATCGATCTGGGCAAAAGCCTGCGCACCGTGGGCGATCCCGAATTGCGCGCGTGCCTCGCCTCACTGGCGGGGGCGCTCTCGGCCACGACGGGCGCGCCGATCATCGATAATGGGGACGAGACCAAGTGA
- the mutY gene encoding A/G-specific adenine glycosylase gives MFVDAPAQVAAKLLDWYDVHARALPWRAPPGAARTEPYRVWLSEIMLQQTTVAAVRGYFAKFTERWPTVNALANADDADVMAAWAGLGYYARARNLIACARAVARDHGGHFPDSEAGLRTLPGIGDYSAAAIAAIAFGRRAVVIDANVERVASRLFAFADPLPAARPKLRILVDSITPDERAGDFAQAMMDLGSGICTPRNPQCLICPLRDPCAARAAGNPETYPVKAAKKAKPQRKGTAFWIEHDGAVLLVRRPDKGMLGGMRALPTGPWSDEDPALADAPIDADWHDAGSVTHVFTHFALDLRVVVTRLSARPDISGEWWPVASVDTAGLPTLFARAAARAIAGSK, from the coding sequence ATGTTCGTCGATGCCCCGGCACAGGTCGCCGCCAAATTGCTGGACTGGTACGACGTCCACGCGCGCGCCTTGCCGTGGCGCGCGCCGCCCGGCGCTGCCCGCACCGAGCCTTATCGCGTCTGGCTGTCCGAAATCATGCTCCAGCAGACAACCGTCGCGGCGGTGCGCGGCTATTTTGCCAAGTTCACCGAACGTTGGCCGACGGTCAATGCGCTGGCCAATGCCGACGATGCCGATGTGATGGCCGCCTGGGCGGGCCTTGGCTATTATGCTCGCGCCCGCAACCTGATCGCCTGCGCCCGCGCCGTCGCCCGCGATCATGGCGGCCACTTTCCCGATAGCGAGGCGGGCCTGCGCACCTTGCCCGGCATCGGCGACTATAGCGCCGCCGCCATCGCCGCGATCGCCTTCGGCCGGCGCGCGGTGGTGATCGACGCCAATGTCGAGCGCGTGGCGAGCCGCCTCTTCGCCTTCGCCGATCCCCTGCCTGCCGCGCGGCCGAAGCTGCGTATTTTGGTCGACAGCATCACGCCCGATGAGCGCGCGGGCGATTTCGCGCAGGCTATGATGGATCTGGGGTCGGGCATCTGCACGCCCCGCAACCCGCAATGCCTGATCTGCCCGCTGCGCGATCCCTGCGCAGCACGCGCGGCGGGCAATCCCGAAACCTATCCGGTCAAGGCCGCGAAGAAGGCCAAGCCCCAGCGCAAGGGCACCGCCTTCTGGATCGAGCATGATGGCGCGGTGCTGCTCGTCCGCCGCCCCGACAAGGGCATGCTGGGCGGAATGCGCGCTTTGCCGACCGGGCCGTGGAGCGACGAAGACCCCGCCCTCGCCGACGCGCCGATCGACGCCGATTGGCACGACGCCGGCAGCGTCACCCACGTCTTCACCCATTTCGCGCTCGACCTGCGCGTTGTCGTCACACGGCTGTCCGCCCGTCCTGACATATCGGGCGAATGGTGGCCGGTCGCTTCCGTCGATACGGCAGGTCTGCCGACCCTCTTCGCACGGGCCGCCGCCCGCGCTATCGCCGGTTCGAAATAG
- the nudC gene encoding NAD(+) diphosphatase: MARFAPPGFTGSPLVRIDNERDNQAYHDEQLARADAKLLRLTGLAPDVLDGGLLGWGPASEAAPDATLALLGLIDGAPHFVPIDPVQENGAQRSAAMSAALGQLKGDEAATYAVARCLIDWHSRHQFCPRCGKHTRPMRSGWARLCDKAAEGCGSEHFPRTDPVVIMLAEYEGKILVGRQKPWPQRNYSALAGFVEVGESIEEAVARELFEEAGVKATKVRYIASQPWPFPSQLMIACIAEVESADLNLDTREIEAAIWVDKDGVEAALRRDESGPFMPPPPFAIANTLLNAWVAGA, encoded by the coding sequence ATGGCCCGCTTCGCGCCCCCCGGCTTCACCGGCTCCCCCCTGGTCCGCATCGACAATGAGCGCGACAATCAGGCGTACCATGACGAACAGCTGGCCCGCGCCGACGCGAAGCTGCTCCGCCTGACCGGATTGGCGCCCGATGTTCTGGATGGCGGTCTGCTCGGCTGGGGCCCGGCGTCGGAAGCAGCGCCCGATGCGACGCTGGCGCTGCTGGGCCTGATCGACGGCGCGCCGCATTTCGTGCCGATCGATCCGGTGCAGGAAAATGGCGCGCAGCGCAGCGCGGCGATGTCCGCCGCACTCGGCCAGCTGAAGGGCGACGAGGCCGCCACCTATGCGGTCGCCCGCTGCCTGATCGATTGGCATTCGCGCCACCAGTTCTGCCCGCGCTGCGGCAAGCATACCCGCCCGATGCGCTCGGGCTGGGCGCGGCTGTGCGACAAGGCTGCCGAAGGCTGCGGCTCCGAACATTTCCCGCGCACCGATCCGGTTGTGATCATGCTCGCGGAGTATGAAGGCAAGATCCTGGTCGGCCGACAGAAGCCGTGGCCGCAGCGCAATTATTCGGCGCTCGCGGGCTTCGTCGAGGTCGGTGAGTCGATCGAGGAAGCCGTCGCCCGCGAACTGTTCGAGGAAGCGGGCGTGAAGGCCACCAAGGTCCGCTACATCGCCAGCCAGCCCTGGCCCTTCCCCTCGCAGCTGATGATCGCGTGCATCGCCGAAGTCGAAAGCGCCGACCTCAACCTCGACACGCGCGAGATTGAGGCCGCGATCTGGGTCGACAAGGACGGCGTCGAAGCCGCCCTCCGCCGCGACGAAAGCGGCCCCTTCATGCCGCCCCCGCCCTTCGCGATCGCGAACACGTTGCTGAATGCGTGGGTGGCGGGGGCTTAG
- a CDS encoding M13 family metallopeptidase translates to MKINRLLLAASAMALLASPLHALTTAKPRFGTFGVDLTAIDKAVKPGDDFWTYVNGAWDKRTPIAADRTSAGVSVLLVDEAEAQVKAIVEDLAKNPASAGKSGQQIGDFYASWMDEAGIEAAGTKPLAPYLARVDAVKDKVELQKLFTEIGYTAPIGVGILPDPADTSRYVAMAGQAGLGLPNRDYYLNQGEKYDTIRKAYRLYVAKMLTLAGISDADARADKIIALETELAKVQWAPERQRDIKAIYNPMDRAGMEKLAPEFDWDKMLVWSGLGDVKTVIMGETTAIAATGKLLDSTPLDTWKDYSKFHFIRTHAMYLPKAFDDANFDFFGRTLRGQPEQRARWKRGIQLLNDNLGEAIGAIYVERHYPPASSAKMDELIVNLRAALKERLDKLEWMDEPTRAAALLKLSTFDPRVGHPIKYVDYSSMTVKRGALLDDALAAEKFEWDLQLSRLPKPVDRTLWEMTPQTVNAYYDPLMNQITFPAAILQPPFFDPNSDPAVNYGSIGAIIGHEIGHGFDDQGRQFDEKGRIRDWWTPVAAERFAARTKNLGGQFDAYEPLPGVHIKGELTMGENIGDLGGVEMAYSAYRRYVAQHGEPPVIDGLTGDQRFFLAYGQSWRSKLREGRLREQLLTDPHSPAYYRVNGIVRNVDAWYKAFDVKPGDKMYLPPEQRVHIW, encoded by the coding sequence ATGAAAATCAACCGCCTGCTGCTCGCAGCTTCCGCGATGGCGCTGCTCGCCTCGCCGCTCCACGCGCTCACCACCGCCAAGCCGCGCTTCGGCACGTTCGGGGTCGATCTGACCGCGATCGACAAGGCGGTGAAGCCGGGCGACGATTTCTGGACCTATGTGAACGGCGCGTGGGACAAGCGCACCCCGATCGCCGCCGATCGTACCAGCGCGGGCGTCAGCGTCCTGCTGGTCGACGAGGCCGAGGCGCAGGTGAAGGCGATCGTCGAGGATCTGGCCAAGAACCCCGCGAGCGCGGGCAAGAGCGGGCAGCAGATCGGCGATTTCTATGCCAGCTGGATGGACGAGGCGGGGATCGAGGCAGCGGGCACCAAGCCGCTCGCCCCCTATCTCGCGCGCGTCGACGCCGTGAAGGACAAGGTGGAGCTGCAGAAGCTGTTCACCGAGATCGGCTATACCGCGCCGATCGGGGTCGGCATCCTGCCCGATCCGGCGGATACGAGCCGCTATGTCGCGATGGCGGGGCAGGCGGGCCTGGGCCTTCCCAACCGCGATTACTACCTGAACCAGGGCGAGAAATACGACACGATCCGCAAGGCGTATCGCCTCTACGTCGCCAAGATGCTGACGCTGGCGGGCATATCGGATGCCGATGCGCGCGCGGATAAGATCATCGCGTTGGAGACCGAGCTGGCGAAGGTCCAGTGGGCGCCCGAGCGGCAGCGCGATATCAAGGCGATCTACAACCCGATGGACCGCGCGGGCATGGAAAAGCTCGCACCCGAATTCGATTGGGACAAGATGCTCGTCTGGTCGGGCCTGGGCGACGTCAAGACCGTGATCATGGGGGAGACGACCGCGATCGCGGCGACGGGCAAGCTGCTCGACAGCACGCCACTGGACACGTGGAAGGACTATTCGAAGTTCCACTTCATCCGCACCCACGCCATGTATCTGCCCAAGGCGTTCGACGACGCGAATTTCGACTTTTTCGGGCGCACCCTGCGCGGCCAGCCCGAACAAAGGGCGCGGTGGAAGCGCGGCATTCAGCTGCTCAACGACAATCTGGGCGAGGCGATCGGCGCGATTTATGTCGAGCGGCACTATCCGCCCGCCAGCTCGGCCAAGATGGACGAACTGATCGTCAATCTGCGCGCGGCGCTCAAGGAACGGCTCGACAAGCTGGAGTGGATGGATGAGCCGACGCGGGCGGCCGCGTTGCTCAAACTGTCGACCTTCGATCCGCGTGTCGGCCACCCGATCAAATATGTCGATTATAGCTCGATGACGGTGAAGCGCGGCGCGCTGCTCGACGATGCGTTGGCGGCCGAGAAGTTCGAATGGGATTTGCAGCTGTCGCGCCTGCCCAAGCCGGTCGATCGCACATTGTGGGAAATGACCCCGCAGACCGTGAACGCCTATTACGATCCGCTGATGAACCAGATCACCTTCCCGGCGGCGATCCTGCAGCCGCCCTTCTTCGATCCGAACAGCGATCCGGCGGTGAATTACGGATCGATCGGCGCGATCATCGGGCATGAGATCGGCCACGGCTTCGACGATCAGGGCCGCCAGTTCGACGAGAAGGGGCGCATCCGCGACTGGTGGACCCCCGTCGCCGCCGAACGCTTTGCGGCGCGGACCAAGAACCTTGGCGGCCAGTTCGATGCCTATGAGCCGCTGCCCGGCGTCCACATCAAGGGCGAGCTGACGATGGGCGAGAATATCGGCGATCTGGGCGGGGTGGAAATGGCGTATAGCGCCTATCGCCGCTATGTTGCGCAGCATGGCGAGCCGCCGGTGATCGACGGGCTGACCGGCGACCAGCGTTTCTTCCTCGCTTATGGCCAGAGCTGGCGGAGCAAGCTGCGCGAGGGGCGTCTGCGCGAACAGCTGCTCACCGATCCGCACAGCCCGGCTTATTATCGGGTCAACGGCATCGTCCGGAATGTCGACGCCTGGTACAAGGCGTTCGACGTGAAGCCCGGCGACAAGATGTACCTGCCGCCCGAGCAACGGGTGCATATTTGGTGA